One Nostoc sp. UHCC 0302 DNA window includes the following coding sequences:
- the lipA gene encoding lipoyl synthase encodes MTVKPDWLRVKAPQRERVDNVKEILRDLALNTVCEEASCPNIGECFNAGTATFLIMGPACTRACPYCDIDFEKKPKPLDSTEPTRLAEAVRRMKLNHVVITSVNRDDLPDGGASQFVECIQAVRTISPQTTIEVLIPDLCGNWNALEIILQAAPEVLNHNTETVSRLYRRVRPQGNYDRTLELLKRAREIAPSTYTKSGIMVGLGETDAEIRQVMQDLRAVDCDILTIGQYLQPSQKHLKVDEFVRPEQFNAWKVFGQELGFLQVVSSPLTRSSYHAEQVRELMEHYPRKSILSDQSSDRQEPPFQLLPEF; translated from the coding sequence GTGACAGTAAAACCAGACTGGTTGCGGGTAAAAGCGCCTCAGAGGGAGCGCGTTGATAACGTTAAAGAAATTTTGCGGGATTTAGCCCTGAATACGGTTTGCGAGGAAGCGTCATGTCCTAATATTGGTGAGTGCTTTAACGCTGGTACTGCCACTTTTTTGATTATGGGGCCAGCTTGTACGCGTGCTTGCCCATATTGTGATATTGATTTTGAGAAAAAACCTAAACCGCTAGATTCTACAGAACCGACACGACTAGCAGAAGCTGTTCGCCGCATGAAACTTAATCATGTAGTGATCACTTCTGTAAACCGAGATGACTTACCAGATGGTGGCGCATCCCAGTTTGTAGAGTGTATTCAAGCAGTTCGTACCATCTCACCTCAAACTACAATTGAGGTGCTAATTCCTGACTTGTGTGGCAATTGGAATGCTTTAGAGATAATTTTACAAGCTGCACCAGAGGTACTAAACCACAACACGGAAACTGTTTCACGCCTATATCGCCGGGTGCGTCCCCAAGGGAACTACGATCGCACACTAGAATTATTAAAACGCGCTCGTGAAATTGCTCCCAGTACATACACTAAATCCGGTATCATGGTTGGACTCGGTGAAACTGATGCAGAAATCCGCCAAGTCATGCAAGACTTACGTGCAGTTGATTGCGATATTTTAACAATTGGGCAATACCTCCAACCTAGCCAAAAACACTTAAAAGTAGATGAATTTGTTCGCCCGGAACAATTTAACGCTTGGAAGGTATTTGGCCAAGAACTAGGATTTTTACAAGTTGTTTCCTCACCTTTGACCAGAAGCTCATATCATGCTGAACAAGTCAGGGAATTAATGGAACATTACCCCCGCAAATCAATCCTGAGTGACCAAAGTTCAGATCGACAGGAGCCGCCCTTCCAACTTCTTCCTGAGTTTTAA
- a CDS encoding NAD(P)H-dependent glycerol-3-phosphate dehydrogenase: MQETTIAILGAGAWGMALANIAEANGHQVRVWSRRSSQTLEAVIKDAQIVVSAISMKGVTDVASQVQSVPLSPETIFVTATKGLDPQTKCTPSQIWQTVFPNHAVVVLSGPNLSKEIQLELPAASVVASNVPTAAEVVQLVFSSNRFRVYTNSDPLGVELGGTLKNVIAIAAGVCDGLQLGTNAKAALVTRGLTEMVRIGNVWGAKTETFYGLSGLGDLLATCNSPLSRNYQVGYQLAGGKTLTEILANLQGTAEGVNTCQVLLQRAKEENIAVPITEQVYWLLQGEVTPQQALDELMLRDIKPEYN, encoded by the coding sequence GTGCAAGAAACTACCATAGCAATTCTGGGTGCGGGTGCTTGGGGCATGGCTTTGGCAAATATAGCAGAGGCAAACGGTCATCAGGTGCGCGTGTGGTCGCGTCGGAGTTCCCAAACGCTGGAAGCAGTGATTAAAGATGCCCAAATAGTCGTATCTGCTATCTCCATGAAAGGTGTGACAGATGTTGCCTCTCAAGTACAGTCTGTCCCCCTTTCTCCAGAAACGATTTTTGTCACGGCGACGAAAGGCTTAGACCCGCAAACGAAATGCACTCCCTCGCAAATTTGGCAAACAGTATTTCCGAACCATGCAGTAGTTGTTCTCTCTGGGCCGAATTTATCTAAAGAAATACAACTAGAATTGCCAGCTGCTTCAGTAGTAGCCAGTAACGTCCCTACAGCGGCGGAAGTCGTGCAGCTGGTATTTTCTTCTAATCGTTTCCGGGTATATACCAACTCCGATCCTTTGGGAGTGGAATTAGGAGGAACACTGAAAAATGTAATTGCGATCGCTGCTGGTGTATGCGATGGTTTGCAATTAGGAACAAATGCTAAAGCAGCTTTAGTCACCCGTGGACTCACAGAAATGGTTCGCATCGGTAACGTCTGGGGTGCGAAAACGGAAACATTTTACGGTTTGTCTGGTTTAGGGGATTTGCTAGCAACCTGTAATAGTCCCTTAAGTCGCAATTACCAAGTTGGCTACCAGCTAGCAGGTGGTAAGACACTTACAGAAATTCTCGCAAATTTACAAGGAACTGCTGAGGGAGTGAATACTTGTCAGGTTTTGCTGCAACGAGCCAAGGAAGAAAATATTGCTGTCCCAATTACTGAGCAAGTCTATTGGTTACTTCAGGGTGAAGTTACACCCCAACAAGCGCTAGATGAACTTATGCTGCGAGACATCAAGCCAGAATACAACTAA
- the sigC gene encoding RNA polymerase sigma factor SigC produces MPATSFYADAAYNTQKSRQILDPDLTVDEGELPVDDLHEMEMASVDPVHFAANTNRRSTDLVRLYLQEIGRVRLLGRDEEVSEAQKVQRYLRMRIVLANAAKQEDEVLTAYLKLIEVQERLASELGHRPSLERWAATAGIMVSALRPTLADGKRRWAEIAKITVEELEQIQSQGLQAKEHMIKANLRLVVSVAKKYQNRGLELLDLVQEGTLGLERAVEKFDPTKGYRFSTYAYWWIRQGITRAIATSSRTIRLPVHITEKLNKIKKAQRKIAQEKGRTPTLEDLAIELEMTPTQVREVLLRVPRSVSLETKVGKDKDTELGELLETDSVTPEEMLMRESLQRDLHHLLSDLTSRERDVILMRFGLADGHPYSLAEIGRALDLSRERVRQIESKALQKLRQPKRRNLIRDYLESLT; encoded by the coding sequence ATGCCAGCAACATCTTTTTACGCAGATGCCGCCTACAATACCCAAAAGTCCCGCCAGATATTAGACCCGGATCTCACCGTTGATGAAGGTGAGTTACCAGTAGATGATCTGCACGAGATGGAGATGGCTTCTGTTGACCCTGTTCACTTTGCTGCTAACACTAACCGTCGCAGTACAGACTTGGTACGTCTATATCTTCAGGAAATTGGTCGAGTTCGGTTGTTAGGACGAGATGAAGAAGTTTCCGAAGCTCAAAAAGTCCAACGCTATTTGCGGATGCGGATAGTACTTGCTAATGCCGCAAAGCAAGAAGATGAAGTGCTTACAGCTTATCTCAAGTTAATTGAAGTTCAGGAGCGCCTAGCTTCCGAACTCGGACATCGCCCGTCTTTGGAAAGGTGGGCCGCTACTGCTGGCATTATGGTATCGGCTCTCAGACCGACTTTGGCAGATGGCAAACGTCGCTGGGCGGAAATCGCCAAAATAACAGTAGAAGAGCTAGAGCAAATTCAGTCCCAAGGACTCCAAGCAAAAGAACACATGATTAAGGCTAATCTCCGCCTAGTTGTGTCTGTTGCTAAGAAGTATCAAAATCGTGGTTTGGAGTTGTTGGATTTAGTTCAAGAAGGCACATTAGGCTTGGAGCGAGCTGTAGAAAAATTTGACCCCACCAAGGGTTATCGCTTTAGTACCTATGCCTACTGGTGGATTCGTCAAGGTATTACAAGAGCGATCGCAACTTCTAGCCGCACGATCCGCCTGCCTGTTCATATTACAGAAAAGCTGAACAAAATCAAAAAAGCTCAACGTAAAATTGCTCAAGAAAAAGGTCGTACCCCAACCTTAGAAGACTTGGCAATTGAGCTAGAAATGACACCGACGCAAGTACGTGAAGTTTTATTACGCGTGCCACGCTCCGTTTCTCTAGAAACCAAGGTAGGAAAAGATAAAGATACTGAATTAGGTGAATTACTCGAAACCGATAGTGTCACCCCAGAAGAGATGTTAATGCGAGAATCTTTACAAAGAGATTTGCATCATCTTTTGTCAGATTTAACTAGCCGGGAGCGTGATGTAATTCTAATGCGGTTTGGTTTGGCAGATGGTCATCCTTACTCGTTAGCAGAAATTGGACGCGCTCTCGACTTATCGCGGGAACGAGTCAGGCAGATTGAATCTAAAGCCTTGCAAAAGCTGCGCCAACCCAAGCGTCGTAACCTCATCCGCGACTATTTAGAGTCTCTTACTTAG